A section of the Hyalangium minutum genome encodes:
- a CDS encoding efflux RND transporter permease subunit produces the protein MLDRIILFSLRHRLFIVLAAVAVLLYGGWAVTRLPVDVFPDLNRPTVTVMTEAGGLSPEEVEALVTRPIEVSMNGAPGVRRVRSSSGVGLSVVYVEFDWGTDIYLDRQLVAERLQVAREGLPRDALPQLAPVSSIMGEILLLGVQSEGDHSSPLELRSLADWVLRQRLLTIPGVAQVTVMGGGVKQFQVLVNPEKLLAFGLTLEQVEQAAQLSQGNTTGGFVTQGGREYLVRNLARSASVEDLANTVVAVRDGVPVRLRQVAEVKAGPAVKRGDGGMNGRPAVILAVQKQPGASTLELTEKVKEALAELRRTLPEDVHVETLFEQAAFIESAIGNVEEALRDGAILVVVVLFLFLANVRTTAITLTAIPLSFVITALVMKAFGLSINTLTLGGLAVAIGELVDDAIVDVENVYRRLKENRQKEHPEPALRVVYRASSEVRNSIVFATLIVVLVFLPLFAMGGIEGRLFAPLGVAYIVSILASLLVSLTVTPVLCAYLLPQARFLEHGDSAVVRALKQRARRLYEVSLAHPGAVMAGAAVLVLAAVATVPFLGRSFLPQFNEGTATVNVLAPPGTSLEESNRLGLLAERLIASVPEVHTVGRRTGRAEQDEHAEGVHYSELDVDFKAGGRPRGEVLGDMRARLAQLPGVSVSVGQPISHRLDHLLSGIRAQVAVKIFGQDLDALRAKAEEVRQVMAEVPGIVDLQVEQQTLIPQLQVRLKREEAARLGVQPGAMAEQLEKAFNGVVVGQVLEGQRTFDVLVRYDDTARASAETFRRALVDTPSGARVPVSAVAEVVEARGPNLINHDHLQRRVVVMANVAGRDLGSAVEEVRARVADRVKLPVGASIAYEGQFESQQSATRLIALLSLVSLVGMFGVLYSHFRSVRLVLQVMLNIPLALVGSVAAVLLTDRTLSVATLVGFITLCGIASRNTIMMISHYLHLVEVEGERFSPELVVRGSLERLVPVMMTALTAGLALVPLALAAGEPGKELLHPVAVVILGGLVSSTLLDMVVTPAVFFRFGRPALERYLARKQAAREEEGLALAPPSESQLPGRA, from the coding sequence GACGGAGGCAGGAGGCCTGTCTCCGGAGGAGGTGGAGGCGCTCGTCACCCGGCCCATCGAGGTGTCGATGAACGGAGCACCGGGTGTGCGGCGGGTGCGCTCCTCGTCGGGCGTGGGGCTCTCGGTCGTCTACGTGGAGTTCGACTGGGGCACGGACATCTACCTGGACCGGCAGCTCGTGGCCGAGCGCCTCCAGGTGGCGCGCGAGGGGCTGCCCCGGGACGCGCTGCCGCAGCTGGCGCCAGTCTCCTCCATCATGGGGGAGATCCTCCTGCTGGGCGTGCAGAGCGAGGGAGACCACTCCTCGCCACTGGAGCTGCGCTCGCTGGCCGACTGGGTGCTCCGCCAGCGCCTGCTGACCATTCCAGGCGTGGCGCAGGTGACGGTGATGGGCGGCGGGGTGAAGCAGTTCCAGGTGCTGGTGAATCCGGAGAAGCTCTTGGCCTTCGGGCTCACGCTGGAGCAGGTGGAGCAGGCCGCGCAGCTATCCCAGGGCAACACGACGGGGGGCTTCGTCACGCAAGGAGGGCGTGAGTACCTGGTGCGCAACCTGGCGCGCAGTGCTTCTGTGGAGGACCTGGCGAACACGGTGGTGGCGGTGCGGGACGGAGTGCCCGTGCGGCTCAGGCAGGTGGCCGAGGTGAAGGCGGGCCCGGCGGTGAAGCGCGGGGATGGAGGGATGAACGGGCGGCCCGCGGTCATCCTCGCGGTGCAGAAGCAGCCGGGGGCGAGCACGCTGGAGCTCACCGAGAAGGTGAAGGAGGCGCTGGCGGAGCTGCGGCGCACCCTGCCCGAGGACGTGCACGTGGAGACGCTCTTCGAGCAGGCCGCGTTCATCGAGTCCGCCATCGGCAACGTGGAGGAGGCGCTGAGGGACGGAGCCATCCTGGTGGTGGTGGTGCTGTTCTTGTTCCTGGCGAACGTGCGCACCACGGCCATCACGCTCACGGCCATTCCGTTGTCGTTCGTCATCACCGCGCTGGTGATGAAGGCGTTCGGGCTCTCCATCAACACGCTCACGCTGGGCGGGCTGGCGGTGGCCATCGGCGAGCTGGTGGATGACGCCATCGTGGACGTGGAGAACGTCTACCGGCGGCTCAAGGAGAACCGTCAGAAGGAGCACCCCGAGCCCGCGCTGCGCGTCGTCTACCGCGCATCCTCCGAGGTGCGGAATTCCATCGTCTTCGCCACGCTCATCGTGGTGCTCGTGTTCCTTCCGCTGTTCGCGATGGGCGGAATCGAAGGCCGGCTCTTCGCGCCGCTGGGCGTGGCCTACATCGTGTCCATCCTGGCCTCGTTGCTGGTGTCGCTCACGGTGACGCCGGTGCTGTGCGCGTACCTGTTGCCCCAGGCGCGCTTCCTGGAGCACGGGGACAGCGCGGTGGTGCGAGCGCTGAAGCAGCGGGCGAGGAGGCTCTACGAGGTATCTCTGGCCCACCCGGGCGCGGTGATGGCGGGTGCGGCGGTGCTGGTGCTGGCGGCGGTGGCCACAGTGCCGTTCCTCGGGCGCAGCTTCCTGCCGCAGTTCAACGAGGGCACAGCGACGGTGAACGTGCTGGCGCCGCCGGGCACTTCGCTGGAGGAGTCCAACCGGCTGGGGCTGTTGGCCGAGCGCCTCATCGCCTCGGTGCCCGAGGTGCATACGGTGGGCCGGCGCACGGGCCGGGCCGAGCAGGACGAGCACGCCGAAGGTGTCCACTACTCGGAGCTGGACGTGGACTTCAAGGCCGGGGGCCGCCCCCGGGGCGAGGTGCTAGGAGACATGCGGGCCCGGCTCGCGCAGCTGCCGGGCGTGTCTGTGTCCGTGGGGCAGCCCATCTCGCACCGGCTGGACCATCTGCTGTCCGGTATCCGCGCGCAGGTGGCGGTGAAGATCTTCGGACAGGACCTGGATGCGCTGCGCGCCAAGGCGGAGGAGGTGCGGCAGGTGATGGCCGAGGTACCCGGCATCGTAGACCTCCAGGTGGAGCAGCAGACGCTGATTCCGCAGCTCCAGGTCCGCCTGAAGCGCGAGGAGGCGGCGCGGCTGGGCGTGCAGCCGGGCGCCATGGCCGAGCAGCTCGAGAAGGCCTTCAACGGCGTGGTGGTGGGACAGGTGCTGGAGGGGCAGCGGACCTTCGACGTGCTCGTGCGCTACGACGACACGGCGCGGGCCAGCGCGGAGACGTTCCGGCGGGCGTTGGTGGATACGCCCTCGGGGGCGCGGGTGCCGGTGTCGGCGGTGGCGGAGGTGGTGGAGGCGCGGGGTCCCAACCTGATCAACCACGACCACCTGCAGCGGCGCGTGGTGGTGATGGCCAACGTCGCGGGGAGAGATCTGGGCAGTGCGGTGGAGGAGGTACGCGCCCGCGTCGCCGACCGCGTGAAGCTGCCCGTGGGTGCGTCGATTGCCTACGAGGGCCAGTTCGAGAGCCAGCAGTCGGCCACGCGCCTCATCGCGCTGCTGTCGCTGGTGTCGCTGGTGGGGATGTTCGGGGTGCTGTACTCGCACTTCCGCTCGGTGCGGCTGGTGCTGCAGGTGATGCTCAACATCCCGCTGGCGCTGGTGGGCAGCGTGGCGGCGGTGCTGCTCACGGACCGCACGCTCTCGGTGGCGACGCTGGTGGGCTTCATCACCCTGTGCGGCATCGCGAGCCGGAACACCATCATGATGATCTCGCACTACCTCCATCTGGTGGAGGTGGAGGGGGAGCGCTTCAGCCCGGAGTTGGTGGTGCGCGGCTCGCTGGAGCGGCTGGTGCCGGTGATGATGACAGCACTGACTGCAGGGCTGGCGCTGGTGCCGCTGGCGCTGGCGGCGGGCGAGCCAGGCAAGGAGCTGCTGCACCCTGTGGCGGTGGTCATCCTGGGAGGGCTCGTCAGCTCGACCCTCTTGGACATGGTCGTCACCCCGGCGGTGTTCTTTCGATTCGGCCGTCCGGCCCTGGAGCGGTACCTGGCGCGCAAGCAGGCGGCGCGCGAGGAGGAGGGGCTGGCGTTGGCTCCTCCCTCGGAGAGCCAGCTGCCGGGCCGTGCATGA